In Firmicutes bacterium ASF500, a single genomic region encodes these proteins:
- the COQ3_1 gene encoding Ubiquinone biosynthesis O-methyltransferase, mitochondrial yields the protein MQNNLSENLSKWDEISAYSQWMFSLYEQYIGKRVVDIGCGIGTMTAYYIDGRELVVGVDIFQNQIDLLNKRFREKGNFKGILLDIMSEDTEELKKYKFDTVVCINTLEHLENDELAILKMGDVISAGGGTLLY from the coding sequence ATGCAGAATAATTTGTCAGAAAATTTGTCTAAATGGGACGAAATATCTGCTTATTCACAGTGGATGTTCAGCTTATACGAACAATATATTGGGAAACGAGTCGTGGATATAGGCTGCGGAATTGGTACCATGACCGCATACTATATTGACGGAAGGGAGTTGGTTGTAGGGGTTGACATCTTCCAAAATCAGATCGACCTTCTGAACAAGCGTTTTCGGGAGAAGGGAAATTTTAAAGGAATTCTCCTGGATATTATGTCGGAGGATACGGAAGAGTTAAAAAAATACAAGTTTGACACGGTGGTTTGCATTAACACGTTAGAACATTTAGAAAATGATGAGTTGGCAATATTAAAAATGGGTGATGTAATTTCTGCGGGGGGGGGTACATTATTATATTAG
- the COQ3_2 gene encoding Ubiquinone biosynthesis O-methyltransferase, mitochondrial, with protein sequence MSKWGKSTVEKSGNLEKYESKNPLKQRMIHNFQQTLIQELRENVPGLKQGEKLTLCDVGCGEGIIDRTLLNTFPTLDITGFDLSERAIAFAKELNPEAQYYVKNILDADSTDKYDVVLCTEVLEHLPDPARAINVLKQMTARVCVITVPHEPFFCLGNLLSLKNVTRLGNPKDHINHWTFRSFKKEMEKNGRGGGKFFYSFPWQGYFLFQG encoded by the coding sequence TTGAGTAAATGGGGGAAAAGTACCGTGGAGAAAAGCGGAAATCTCGAAAAATATGAATCAAAAAACCCGCTAAAGCAAAGGATGATACATAATTTTCAACAGACCTTGATCCAAGAACTGCGAGAGAATGTGCCAGGTCTAAAGCAGGGCGAGAAATTAACCCTTTGTGACGTTGGATGCGGCGAAGGAATCATCGACCGTACGCTTTTGAACACCTTTCCAACGCTTGACATTACGGGATTTGATTTAAGCGAAAGAGCCATCGCCTTTGCCAAAGAATTAAATCCTGAAGCGCAATACTATGTAAAAAATATTTTGGATGCTGATTCTACTGATAAATATGACGTTGTCCTTTGCACGGAGGTGCTGGAACATTTGCCGGACCCTGCAAGGGCAATAAACGTGTTAAAGCAAATGACAGCGCGAGTGTGTGTGATCACGGTGCCACATGAACCATTTTTTTGCTTGGGAAACCTATTGTCGTTAAAAAATGTAACCCGGCTCGGGAACCCAAAAGATCATATAAATCATTGGACATTTCGTAGTTTTAAGAAGGAAATGGAAAAAAATGGTCGGGGGGGGGGTAAGTTCTTTTATTCTTTTCCCTGGCAAGGATATTTCCTTTTTCAAGGCTAA
- the rgtE gene encoding Dodecaprenyl-phosphate galacturonate synthase encodes MSLLSIVIPVFNEGESIPLLYSSLKESIGKVRQSGQISGHEIWFVSDGSTDNSEEVIKSILQKDEKVHLIAFRKNFGKAAALQAGFRHCNGDIVITMDADLQDDPAEISRFIQKLNEGYDLVSGWKYNRQDPLEKRLPSKLFNRVTSGLSGIYLHDFNCGFKAYRKEVVKSIDIYGELHRYIPVLAFRKGFRIAEITVEHHKREFGKSKYGLERYLRGLFDSFSTSFLSKFYDRPMYFFGRIGFLLCMIGLLICGYLTVLWIMGNQIGQRPLLILGVLCLILGIQSISTGFIGDMIVDATYRNRYEESHIKEIV; translated from the coding sequence ATGAGCCTCTTATCCATTGTTATACCGGTTTTTAATGAAGGAGAGTCAATACCTCTCCTATACAGTTCCTTGAAGGAAAGTATAGGAAAGGTACGTCAATCCGGCCAGATTTCCGGCCATGAAATCTGGTTTGTCAGTGATGGTTCTACAGATAACTCTGAAGAAGTAATCAAAAGTATTCTTCAAAAGGATGAAAAAGTCCATCTTATTGCATTTCGCAAAAATTTTGGAAAAGCTGCGGCATTACAGGCCGGGTTCCGGCATTGCAATGGAGATATTGTGATCACAATGGATGCAGATTTACAGGATGATCCGGCCGAGATTTCTCGCTTTATTCAAAAGCTGAACGAGGGCTATGACCTGGTTTCCGGGTGGAAGTATAACAGGCAGGATCCATTGGAAAAGCGGTTGCCCTCTAAACTGTTTAATCGTGTAACGTCTGGTCTATCCGGGATTTATCTTCATGATTTTAATTGCGGTTTTAAAGCCTACAGGAAAGAGGTCGTAAAGAGTATTGATATATATGGCGAGCTGCACCGCTACATTCCGGTTTTGGCATTTCGAAAAGGGTTTCGTATCGCTGAGATAACCGTTGAACATCATAAACGGGAGTTTGGGAAATCAAAATATGGACTTGAAAGATATTTACGCGGATTATTTGACTCCTTTTCCACCTCTTTTCTGTCGAAATTTTATGATCGTCCTATGTATTTCTTTGGACGTATTGGTTTTTTGCTATGTATGATAGGACTTCTGATTTGCGGATATTTGACGGTCCTCTGGATAATGGGGAATCAAATCGGTCAGAGGCCGTTGCTAATCTTAGGCGTGCTCTGCCTGATTTTGGGAATTCAATCTATCTCAACGGGCTTTATCGGCGATATGATAGTTGACGCGACCTATCGGAATCGATATGAAGAAAGTCATATCAAAGAAATTGTTTGA
- the strL gene encoding dTDP-4-dehydrorhamnose reductase gives MKILVTGVGGQLGYDVCKVLADRGIEHRGVDIVDFDITNSWATHGYIAGYRPDAVIHCSAWTAVDRAEDEPEQCRAVNVDGARNIAAACKEIGAKMLYISTDYVFPGIGERFYEPEDPTGPLGTYGQTKLGGELAVQELLDRYFIVRISWVFGLNGNNFIKTMLKLAETRDEINVVNDQIGSPTYTADLALLLCDMIVTDKYGVYHATNEGVCAWAEFAQEIFRLAGKNVKVNPILTSKYPTRAVRPLNSRLSKDKLERMGFSRLPFWQDALARYLREIGLVGQ, from the coding sequence GCAGCTGGGGTATGATGTGTGCAAAGTGCTGGCGGATCGGGGGATTGAGCACCGCGGCGTGGACATCGTGGACTTCGACATCACTAATTCCTGGGCAACCCACGGCTATATTGCGGGCTACCGCCCAGACGCAGTTATTCACTGTTCAGCGTGGACCGCGGTGGACAGGGCCGAGGACGAGCCGGAGCAATGCCGGGCGGTAAATGTGGACGGTGCCCGAAACATTGCAGCAGCCTGTAAAGAAATTGGGGCAAAAATGCTGTACATCTCCACAGACTATGTGTTTCCGGGAATCGGGGAGCGGTTTTATGAACCGGAAGACCCCACGGGGCCGCTGGGCACCTATGGCCAGACCAAGCTGGGAGGTGAGCTGGCGGTGCAGGAGCTGTTGGACCGCTATTTTATCGTACGGATATCCTGGGTGTTTGGTCTGAATGGTAATAACTTTATTAAAACTATGCTGAAGCTTGCTGAGACCCGGGACGAGATCAATGTGGTCAACGACCAGATTGGCAGCCCCACTTATACAGCGGACCTGGCCCTATTGCTGTGCGACATGATTGTGACAGACAAGTATGGGGTGTACCACGCCACTAACGAAGGCGTTTGCGCATGGGCGGAGTTTGCCCAGGAGATTTTCCGCTTGGCAGGAAAAAACGTGAAGGTGAACCCTATTCTCACAAGTAAATATCCCACCCGAGCGGTTCGTCCGTTGAACTCCCGACTGAGCAAGGACAAGCTGGAACGGATGGGGTTCTCACGCCTACCCTTCTGGCAGGACGCTTTAGCGCGATATCTAAGGGAGATTGGCTTGGTAGGTCAATAG